The Lates calcarifer isolate ASB-BC8 linkage group LG18, TLL_Latcal_v3, whole genome shotgun sequence region GTTTAAGTACCAATTAAGGGATTTGTGTCAAACATTGTTTTCTGTGGGTGAATTGATGGGAATCTGGATCTTCTACAGCACCGTGTCAAAGACTGCCTATGGTATGAAGAGACATATTTACCCTACGACGGCCAATTCTGGCCCACAGACTCCAGTTGTGGATCTGATCGGAgaggctgtgtgagtgtgtgatttcATTTACCAACAGTGGTCACTAGAAGGTCAGGGTGGTCCTGTAGGAACATGAACTGCCTGTTGTCTGAAGTCATCTCACACAGAACGTCCAGCAGACTGATCACTGTCAGCGCCTCCTGCAGGACCTACAGGGGATTACAACCAACAGGTGTCAGCCACACAAAGAAAGGATGTTTGAAATATTGCTTTGGGGGGAAAAACTGGCTCTTTGGCAGTGTTAATGTATTAAAAAATGAGAATGTggacttttaaaataaaactgtaaaaagtttaaaatagtTCAAATCAAAGTCCTTAGATGTGGTTTATCTGCCCGTCTGTACCTCATCACTGGAAGCAGAACCAGTGGCGAGTGTCAGCACAGCTCCACAACCTTCCTGGAAGGAGCTAGCCAGGAAACGAGCCACGCTGGCTGGAACGCCGCACTCCTCTGAgtcctcctccctcagctggGCAAAGAGCAGCTCTAGCAGAGtaactctgaaaaacacaaatgcgTAGAACACCTAGTATTAATCATCATCTTTATCTATCTGTACTTGatattattctgtgtgtgtgtgtgtgtgtgtgtgtgtgttaactttTCTGGGTGCATCACTGGTTAACCAGAAGCAGAATCACAGGTCTGGATACACAAAAGTCTTTTAACAGAGATTTAACAAGACTGTCTTTATCAGCACATCAGTTTCTGTGAGAGATATTAGATCCATCCTGACACATCTTATTCATCTTTCTGCAAAAGTTAAGTACCTGTCATGGTGAGACATCCCTGAGTACATGTTCTCCACCAGAGCTGAGGACTTGAGGAAATGCTGGGTTGCAATGAGAACTCTGTAAATTCATAAATACCACATTAAAACTTCACAGCAGAAAATCAGTCAGGAATCcctaaaaaaaatgaaacacaaactgtaaacTCTTACACAATATTCTTACACACACTTACGTCCAGTCCAGATCAGGCTGAGTCCTACACAGCTCCATCACCCTCAGTGCCAGCTCGATGTTCTGCGGCTCAGACAGTTCTTCCACCTTGGCTTCATCCAGACACGTGTGGAAAACCATAGAGGCGTAGTTCACCGTCTTCTCATCATCAACACTGAGCAGCTGCCTGTTCACACATGTCTGGGTTTAGTCATTGTGAGAGCAAATACTTCAAATAAAGAAGTGCTGTTtaaattataatgatttcacaATCTTCTAAAAATAGTGTTGTTTACGGGTGTGCCattgtgtcacacacacaacttaCAGGAGAAGATTTGGGAAGCTCAGCTGCCAAATGTTATCTTTACACATTTGGTTTCCCACAGCTAAGTTACCGAGGAACTGGATTCCACAACGAAGAGCTGGAAGATGTGGCAAAATTAAGATAAACAGGTTAATATGAATAAGGTTCACTTTGAagaacatcacattttattttggataAATGATCCGATTTAGGACTTACGTTCAAAGATGCCATCTCTGCTCTCCAAATTTGTGTTACGAAGGAAACTCAGAAGTTTCAGGGTTACGTCAACGAAACCAAGCTCCCTGGATGAAAAAGagaatttgattattttgtgtttactgtatgtttagTTGATTCTTTGcttatttcttttgtaaaaGAAGTAAGGCAGGTggacataataaataaattatgcaATCTAATACAATAGCACTGTAATAAAACCTACAATTTGGCAAATACAGTGTTGAATTCTTGTTCAGacggtgtcaaaaatgtgttgattaAACTTGTCCGAGACTATACCATATAAATTAACTGGTCAAATATCTCAATAACACTGCAGAGTGTCTGGAGTTACCTGAGCAGACTCTGGTTGCGTGTGCTCTGGACGCAGGAGTTCCTCTGGGCCCTGAAGCACTCAGCAATCAACTGCAGCTGCAAGGTCACAGACTGTAGGTCCTCATCTTCTCCACTGGCAGCCTGCAGGTCCTCACTGAGCCTGGTCAGGACCTTCAGAAGACGGGAGAACGCCTGCTCTTCCACGGCATCCCTGAGACACACaacaaggaagaggaagacagaaattTGAATGTGTAGTGCAGTGCTTCCTAAACTGGGAGGGGGAATATGATGTGAAACATAAGTTTTTTTCATCGCAGAGAAAGGTGTAGCTAATGACAGTTAGCTTCCACAATTGCTGAGACAATGGCGTCAATAACTAACAGCTGTACCTATGCTTTTGCTGCTATGACaattcaaaatgtctgctgtaagTGATGTAAATAGCTATCGTCATTGTCAGTGTGTAGCAGGAGAGCCGTGTTGAATTAGCGTCTATAAACTGCGACGCTCACATAGCTGAATAAACATCCAAACCTACGTTTTATTAAGACAGTAACCAAATTAAATTAGCCTCAGTGATAGTAGATAACGAGCCAGTTCACTGAGACACGACATTTTGACACTTAACGGCTGGACATCGAGCTAGCTTAGCCGGTAAGCTAACACCCTCAGTTTCcgaccaaaaaaaaacaataaatgacttTGTCCGCACCTGAATTCCCTGTCCCGCAACGCAGCCGTAAATGTTTTCATAACCTGCAAGTGCTCGGGGCagtgtttttcattcaaaatgcCGGCGATAGACGCTGAGATGTCCAGGTTGCTGTTGGTGAGAGCTGCCATGTTTGCCTGCTTCAAGCGTGTGGGCGGGACTTCCGGAGAGAATCTCTGACGCGCTATTGGTCCAATCCGGGACGAAGGCGGAGTCAGAacatgtgctgctgttttcactcagtcTCCTGCCCACACACTGCTGTTACAGACCATGAGTGAGACATGTGATGGGTCAGTGCCGATGGAGAGAACCAGGAGTCGAAGTAGAGGGAAATGTTGTTGGGTTGTTTCTTATTTTAGGGGTGAGGAGGGTCATAGCACTTTATTTGGTTCAAAATCAGTTGGTGGGGCCCACTAACCCCCCAAATTCTGAGCAATTTGTGATACTATACAACCTGTTTGCTGTAAAATAACAGTCTGTAATGGCTCCATAATTTGATCAAACACAAATCCATTTAGTTGAAAGCAGAAGGATGAAAGCACAAAGCtgaaatatgatataaaatCCCTTAACTGGGTTTTAGGGCCCCTCTGAGAGACGGATTGATCCGAGACGTTGTCTTGCAGCCAaatagaaacacagacagacttgAACATGagatgaaacataaaaaacatgatGCAATACATTAAACATGTAATTAAATGATGCTAACACATGTACTAAAACTTGCACACAAGCCgcagtaaaagaaaatgcattGATTAACAACATAACATCAAACTTGGAGTATATCCAGCCATCATCACCCAGCGCAATCATCTTTGTTTAAAACAGTGTCACCACTTCTCATGCTATATTTCTGAGACTGAAGTCTTGCACGGGCTGTAAGTTACAGCTGCACCCACATCTGCGTTTGTAAGATCTGaagatcatttcatttcattgagCCCAGACAAGTTTGTGGGACAATTGTTGCAGCTGTAACAACAAAAGCCACAGGACGAGCCTTTGGGATTTCCATGTCGAGTGGCAAATGTTAGATTACAGGATTTTCCTCCATAAGGTTGTCCCCTGTGTTTTCACTGGCTGGGCACAGCACAGCAGTGGTGAAAGACAGATCGATGTGGAAGAGAGTAGATTATGGATGGTAAGAGGTAACCACCTCAAGCAATTTGTCAGCTTTAAGATGAGGTATCCCAAGAACCAAACATTCCCAGTATAGGATTCCCATTATTCATTCTTTGAGTGGAATAACTGGAAATATCCTCACAAACTGGAAGTGGTATGGTATGATGGGGGAATCTGAAGAGTTGAGTTACAGGAAAAACAGTACATCCTATCAGATTTTAGTTATTCTGGAAACCTCAGTTATGCTAACTAGAAGATGGCTGGTTTAGTCTGCAGTGGTGCTGTAGCTGCCTTCAGCgcaaaacatgaacacaaataacTGCTCTGAGTCTTTATTATTCACAGATGCTCGTACAGTCTGACAGTAACAAAACAGAGTCAATGTTGAAAGCAAGTCCGTGGATGAATCATTTTATTATCAAATGAAGCATGTTACATCTGGTTTGGTCAAAACAGACGAAATGGAGCGAACATCAAACAGTTCCACAGGTTAACCGGCAGTCGATCATAGTGGCACTCGTGACAACAAAGTCTGAATTCAAATTAAACACAGAAGACAGTGGTTAAGGAGACGACAGCTGGCTATTACCCTGCTAATCTATGATTTTATTTGATTCTTCTCTTGTAAAAAAGGCATGTAACATCTGGGTATCAAGTGAGAAATGtggctgttttgttgtttgaaaaatgtctttttagccatgctagcagaGTGGCTCTATGGGTGGCAGCTGTTACGTGTATTGcctgctccccagaggatgagcCTTACTGGACTTTGGAATTCAGTGCATCTGTGCTTGAAATCTTGCAAGCAACACCATTagccttttgttttttaatgttcaaaactatatttaaataatatttgctaagttagcttagctcagAACCAGAACTCGGAGATAAAGACGTGGATGATGACAACGTTGCGATGGGAAATGATCCCCGACTTGACATAGTTCATCGCCACCTCCAGCACAAGATCCTTGGGGCCAATGATGGGCTTCACCTGCTGAACAACACCTGAGGGGAGGACACAGATTGGTTAGCATGCAGTATACTAGGACTGACTGCCTGGTTCCAGGTGATACCCTTTCCCTCTTACCCATAATCATGCCCTGTTGGGTGCGCTTCACCACGTCAAAAGATGACTGTTGGTCCGCGGCCACGATTTCAAAGAAAACATCGGTTGCACCGGGGAGAGGAGCAGGGTTAGCTGCCACAACTGTCCGCAGGAAAACTATTTCTGTTGGAAGAATTGGTTTAAAAGTTTTTATTAGTCTGATAGAGGCAAACCACAAAGTGCATTCAGTTCTTCAAGTCACATATTTATGCTACGATTAAACAATTGCTCTGTGGGTTGAAATATGTAATTGAAACTTATGCGCTGTGGCAGGTTGGTGGGTGGAAAGTTTCATCTCAATGAGGCTGCAAATAAGTTTAGAATTTGCTATTACAAGCTACTAAGTTAAATAATATGATACAGAATACTAGAACAAATTCATGCTGGcatcacagacacatgcatacagtcATATGCATCTGTGAATGTTGCAGCAGAGCCATGTCTGGTCGTACCCTCTGGTCCACTGAAGTCTCTGAAGGTTGGCAGAGAGAGGACCGTGTGGGTGATGAGGTGGACGGGGTCCAGAGAGCAGCCGATGTCGTTAGGCTGACAGGCCTTAACACAACGAGCGCCGACTGAAACATCCCGTCTGGATATGAGAGGGACAGACAGCCGTAAAAAAACAGTATTCATGACCAAAGGAGGAGGAATACAGGCTTACAGATACACACAATCTAGACACTACACAGCAGTATTGTGACCAAAACTCTACAGTTGAGTTCAGCAAGAAGAAACCTGGCAACACCTGAATAGCCCCATAGACCTCTATGGTTAACCGAGCGACGGGTGCTTTAAGAAGAGGCCAAACCCTGGAATCACAAACGCGAGGGTTCCCCAGTGTGAAGACAGTAGTGCTTTCAAAATACAACCACAGAAACTGCAGTGAGAGCAGAGCCATGTAATTAGCAGCAAGCAGGTGAGTCCAAGTTGTTTCGCTGAAAGCTGGAGGCCAAAGCCACAGGGATGATTGTGTGGTATCCCACAACCGTGAAACGCCACCAAGGAAAAACGGGCTGGTAGAAACCCAGTGGAGGATATGTACTGTAAGAATGAATGTCACTAGATTTGGTCCAATGACATCATATTCACATTGtagaggaaggaaaaacagcaaaatttTGACATGAGCAGGAATAGAATCAGCAGAAATGCATTTCCAAACAACTGTATCACATCTTTCCAAAATAAGAGTATAAAAATATGTACTATTACAATTATTATTCAGCATTTCTGCAGTTAATGCAGCATATTGGAAATGATCCAAAGCTCCTGGGagaatatttttgcattttcaatCAGCTCTATATGCACCAAACCCTAAAAACCACCAGGAGGAAAGTGGAACGGTGGAAAATTTGCCTGGTTGCATTTATCCAGCTGACCAACACACAGCTTCTGGCCTTTTTGGTATCATTTACAGCAAAATTAGCCGATAACCACCCAATACCAACACTAAAAACACCATCCATCATATGAGCTGTAACGCCGCCCCACCACTAATTTGAGCCCCCACGCTGGCTGGGGCCCCAGGTGCCCATAAATAAGTGCCACGCTTATTTTTCTTGCCGTCCGCTAAGGCGAGGCCCGTTTGATCTTATGGTGAGACCGCTTGGAACAGATCATAGGAAAAATAGGTTTCTACATTAGAAATGACCGCAGTGAAGGAAGCGCGAGAGTAGTGGCAGAAACCATTGcccacgtgtgtgtgtgtgtgtgtgtgttcagatatTAAAGAGCGAAAATCCATTTTTATCTGTCACTTTTTAATTCCAAATACATAGAAAGTACAAATAATggggagctgctgcagaggcaTGAGGTAAACACTTAATGCACATGGACAATAAACTGACAGTGTTGTAGAGATCTTCAGCAGCTAATGAGCCCCATCTAGTGGTAAAAGAACATATTAATATTCCTACTGCTACATTAtgtcctcctcctgtttgtctgtatttattggtgatctgtccagggtgtaccccgcctctcgcccagtgtcaaCCCCCGCGACCGGATAAGATAGGAGTATCTATAAGGGTATAGATAATGGACGCTTTAAGTGGTCAGTCGCTCCAGGAAGTAGAAATATGACTCCAGGAAATGATGTTTCCTGGTatgaattgtttgttttttctcagtaatCCGTTTTATCCTCATAAGAAATATCTAACTCTGGCTTTCCATCCAGAGTATAACAGCAGTTAATGAGAGACAATGTGGCACTAGATTTGTCCCTTATTAAACACAATGGAGGATGGGTGGAGCCCAGCATAAAGAAAAGGATGGATGACAATGAAAGCCAATCATGAGTGGTGAGTACGAATCAGGGACAGACTGGAATTATTCAGAATTGTCCCTGTAAGTTTGACAAAGATGAATATGGCAGTGGTGTGAAGGCTCGGCTGGGCTGCTCGTGTGTGACAAACACAGCGATCTTGGCCATGTACAGATGTGCTGTCCCGTAACGAATGAGCCTCATCTCTACGGTCAGAAAGAAGTCCCGGGGTTCAGACAAGGCGCGCCGCAGCGAGATCACTCCCCCGTAGGCCTGTTGCTGCACCGCGAAGTATCCCTCCTCATCTCCGGATGCTATCTTCAGCAGCATCTCGTCTCCAGGGACAGAATTGGAGGGTCCCATCCGGAAGACGTCGGCGGGGACGGGGGCGTTGGTGGGCAAGCTGATGTTGTAGAAGGAGATTCTCAGCGGGAGCGAGAAACACGACGCAGGGTCCCGCGTGAACTCGCAAGTTACGCGCTCGCAACGGCTGCAAAGGGAAAAATGAAAGGGAGGGCTCATTGGATGGAGGGCGGAAATGGGTTGCACACATGGGTGGAAAGAGATGCTTAAAGAAGgagaggacagatggagggaaagcTGTGGGCACATGTCAACAGTCCAGCTCATCAGAAACAAGTCAGCTCTCACCCCTGTGCTGTTTGCCGGAAGTTTGGAGGACACTTGAAAGACAGGCAGCGAAATCCTCCCTGGACGTTGAAGCAGCTCTCGGAGACAGAGCAGGTATGGCTCCCAGCTATACATTCATCaatgtctgaaaacacaggagaaCAAGAGGTCACTCCTACGCTGTGATTCTGAAACGCTTCATAAACACTTAGGGGGTTAAGGTTCGTCTGCTGACCTTGACATGTGCGTCCGTTGGGGGCCAGCGTGTAGCCAGTGGGTGGGCAGCTGCAGTAGAAGCTCCCTGGGATGTTGGAGCAGCGGTAGGAACACACATGACCTCCAGCAGGGAGAGCACACTCATCGATATCTGAGAGGAGAACATTTCCAGTAAATTTCCATGGGACGTTAAGCTGGGGAATTTTGAAAATTAGAAATCAGAAATTTGGGGTAATTTAAACAAACTGTatcataaatattaataaacatgctgcaaactaatacaaatttttaaaatgtacatttttgaCTTAAATCTATTTGTGAGTAAAACTTTAATTCcattgaacaacaaaaaaacatgaatgttggtggtgttagctagcttataTCTGATTtaccagctagctagctactgttaaaacacatttagatttctttttttgctcaTTTAACTTTAATACCATTGATGAAATATAATTACCACAGTAATATCATGTAAATGTAGTAGACAGGATGTAGTGTGTGGGCTTagatgcagtagtgtggctgtagtgagcaggatgTTATAGATGATCTGTGcagaaattcaactgaatttacattaaattcccatatattcctgttaattcctgCAATTTAGCAGCCATGACAGCAACAGATGCGGCTGCGTCACTCAGCACCGTAACAGTACCTTCACATGTAATCCCATCGAGGTCACTCAGCTGGTAACCGCGGCGACAGTAGCACTGGTAGGAGCCGTAGACGTTGGCACACTCCTGGCTGCAGGGGTTGGcctcacactcattcacatctGGCAAAGGTACGAAATGTTTCTGCTCAGGGATAATTAAagtctgaatgaatgaatgaatgaatgagatgaAGAGTGAGTTTACCATCACAGTTTCTGCCGTCGTGGGACAGTTTGAAGCCGGTGGTGCAGCTGCACTGGTAGGACCCCTCTGTGTTCTCACACCTGTGGGCGCAGAGTCGTCCAGGATAATGCCTGCACTCATTGATATCTACAGAACAGAGGACAGGTCATGAATTACAGACTCTTTTCTCTGATATATGCAGGACACAAAAGTATAATTAAGACAGAGGGATAGTGGTAAATACCTTCGCACAGTTTGGTGATGCTGTTGAAGATGAAGCCAACCCTGCACTCACAGCGATACGACCCCACAAGGTTCAAACAGCCGTGGTCACCACACACGTTACCTGTTCGACACTCATCTACgtctgaaagagaagaaatgaaggCGAGGTACTTTGATTTCTTACAGCGTACAAACACAATACTGAGGACTTTAAACACATCAGATTCATTTATCGTGACAGTACCAACCTTCACAGCGCGTGCCGTCCTCAGTGAGATGATAGCCTCGTCCACAGGTGACCGTGTTCCTGCGACAGGTGTAGGAGCCCACTGTGTTGATGCAGGTGTGGCCAGGCAGGCATGGACTGCTATGGGCCACACACTCGTTTATATCTAACCAGacgaaacaaaaaaaaaaaaaaaaacattcatcaaGCAAGCTCACCTTTTACCTGTGGAAGTTTTTTATTTGAGCGTGACACCAAACTCACCGATGCAGCTGCCGGCAGCGTCCTGGATGAAGCCGTCAGCACACCTCTCCTTTGGGTGGCAGCGGAACGAGCCCGCTGTGTTGGTGCAGGTAAAGTCTGGTCCACAGTTATGGGTCCCCAAAGCACACTCATCAATGTCTGAAACATGCAAGATGAGATATTCTGCATAACATCTTGTAAAGAGGATGCCttgaatatttttataatcTGAGTATAATTGCAGGATTAAGGGGATGTTTGGCTCTCTTATGGCAATGACAGCCACCTATACTGTGATTTTTACAGTCCTCCTGACTTGTTACCTTGgcagctgttgttttctctgagtTCATATCCTGTGCCACAGCCGGTTTCCCTCTGACAGCGAAAGGAGCCCTCTGTGTTAATGCAAATTTGGCCGAGGATGCAGTTGTGACTGCCCGTCAGACACTCGTTAACgtctgtggagagaaaaatctGTGTATTAAAGCTCTT contains the following coding sequences:
- the atxn10 gene encoding ataxin-10; translation: MAALTNSNLDISASIAGILNEKHCPEHLQVMKTFTAALRDREFRDAVEEQAFSRLLKVLTRLSEDLQAASGEDEDLQSVTLQLQLIAECFRAQRNSCVQSTRNQSLLRELGFVDVTLKLLSFLRNTNLESRDGIFEPLRCGIQFLGNLAVGNQMCKDNIWQLSFPNLLLQLLSVDDEKTVNYASMVFHTCLDEAKVEELSEPQNIELALRVMELCRTQPDLDWTVLIATQHFLKSSALVENMYSGMSHHDRVTLLELLFAQLREEDSEECGVPASVARFLASSFQEGCGAVLTLATGSASSDEVLQEALTVISLLDVLCEMTSDNRQFMFLQDHPDLLVTTVELLEQVHAIGKASKNIFSAAQNFSFSGDGDSSPVISFKAHLIRLIGNLCHSNTNNQNKVRELEGIPLILDNCNIDSNNPFISQWAIFTIRNLLEHNTQNQQLVAELERRGPADYSALRELGFLVEERDGSLLLKPVRKDS
- the LOC108890585 gene encoding fibulin-1 isoform X2, whose protein sequence is MAQWTILLFCLYGALHGHEIQPPSLQDCCQDGRDRALGGQDCTVLPLISSSHTCRIAQEQCCAAAVLENLCNNGISLARTQGACERPFFQGDPWETQISKMCCDCCVLGLMAASRGLGCELQGLLLGRQCVYTAQTCCGKNTTEEVKPNPEATAEPKPSANTKPPEDLDSCKDSTCSQLCVGNGTCACHDGYQLKKDGVNCEDVNECLTGSHNCILGQICINTEGSFRCQRETGCGTGYELRENNSCQDIDECALGTHNCGPDFTCTNTAGSFRCHPKERCADGFIQDAAGSCIDINECVAHSSPCLPGHTCINTVGSYTCRRNTVTCGRGYHLTEDGTRCEDVDECRTGNVCGDHGCLNLVGSYRCECRVGFIFNSITKLCEDINECRHYPGRLCAHRCENTEGSYQCSCTTGFKLSHDGRNCDDVNECEANPCSQECANVYGSYQCYCRRGYQLSDLDGITCEDIDECALPAGGHVCSYRCSNIPGSFYCSCPPTGYTLAPNGRTCQDIDECIAGSHTCSVSESCFNVQGGFRCLSFKCPPNFRQTAQGRDVSVGARCVKACQPNDIGCSLDPVHLITHTVLSLPTFRDFSGPEEIVFLRTVVAANPAPLPGATDVFFEIVAADQQSSFDVVKRTQQGMIMGVVQQVKPIIGPKDLVLEVAMNYVKSGIISHRNVVIIHVFISEFWF
- the LOC108890585 gene encoding fibulin-1 isoform X1, which gives rise to MAQWTILLFCLYGALHGHEIQPPSLQDCCQDGRDRALGGQDCTVLPLISSSHTCRIAQEQCCAAAVLENLCNNGISLARTQGACERPFFQGDPWETQISKMCCDCCVLGLMAASRGLGCELQGLLLGRQCVYTAQTCCGKNTTEEVKPNPEATAEPKPSANTKPPEDLDSCKDSTCSQLCVGNGTCACHDGYQLKKDGVNCEDVNECLTGSHNCILGQICINTEGSFRCQRETGCGTGYELRENNSCQDIDECALGTHNCGPDFTCTNTAGSFRCHPKERCADGFIQDAAGSCIDINECVAHSSPCLPGHTCINTVGSYTCRRNTVTCGRGYHLTEDGTRCEDVDECRTGNVCGDHGCLNLVGSYRCECRVGFIFNSITKLCEDINECRHYPGRLCAHRCENTEGSYQCSCTTGFKLSHDGRNCDDVNECEANPCSQECANVYGSYQCYCRRGYQLSDLDGITCEDIDECALPAGGHVCSYRCSNIPGSFYCSCPPTGYTLAPNGRTCQDIDECIAGSHTCSVSESCFNVQGGFRCLSFKCPPNFRQTAQGRCERVTCEFTRDPASCFSLPLRISFYNISLPTNAPVPADVFRMGPSNSVPGDEMLLKIASGDEEGYFAVQQQAYGGVISLRRALSEPRDFFLTVEMRLIRYGTAHLYMAKIAVFVTHEQPSRAFTPLPYSSLSNLQGQF